From Triticum urartu cultivar G1812 chromosome 2, Tu2.1, whole genome shotgun sequence, a single genomic window includes:
- the LOC125541443 gene encoding aspartic proteinase nepenthesin-1-like, whose product MASPTALAVLVFAVLIVPFPPITSANHNHGFRASLTRMRQQFSNYSAAVHGDTHRLAFLARAPTTNATTTLALQALVENGAGAYHMSLSIGTPALTFPAILDTGSDLVWTQCAPCTQCFPQPTPLYDPAGSSTFSKLPCASPLCQSMPSPFRACNASGCAYDYRYVVGFTAGRLATETLTVGDATFRDVTFGCSTANGGHMDNASGIVGLGRSPLSLVSQLGIGRFSYCLRSDSEAGASPILFGSLASVTGDNVQSTPFVRNPAVPVRRAPYYYVNITGVTVGATGLPVAPSTFGFTRAGAGGVIVDSGTTFTYFAEAGYAMLRQAFLSQTAGRLTRVSGAPFDFDLCFESGGDLDVDAVPVPGLVLRFAGGAEYTVPRRSYFDAVDEQGRVACLLVLPTRGVSVIGNVMQMDLHVLYDLDGGVLSFTPADCASV is encoded by the coding sequence atggcgtcccccacagctcTCGCCGTCCTCGTGTTTGCAGTGCTCATCGTCCCGTTCCCGCCGATAACTTCCGCAAACCACAATCATGGCTTCCGCGCCTCCCTCACTCGCATGCGCCAACAATTCAGCAACTACTCCGCCGCGGTACACGGCGACACGCACCGCCTGGCTTTCCTCGCGCGCGCTCCAACGACGAACGCCACGACCACCCTTGCCCTCCAGGCGCTGGTCGAGAACGGCGCCGGAGCGTACCACATGAGCTTGTCCATCGGCACGCCGGCGCTCACCTTCCCTGCCATCCTCGACACCGGCAGCGACCTGGTCTGGACGCAGTGCGCGCCGTGCACCCAGTGCTTCCCGCAGCCGACGCCGCTGTACGACCCGGCGGGCTCCTCCACCTTCTCCAAGCTCCCGTGCGCGAGCCCGCTCTGCCAGTCCATGCCGAGCCCCTTCCGCGCCTGCAACGCCAGCGGCTGTGCCTACGACTACCGCTACGTCGTCGGCTTCACCGCCGGCCGCCTCGCCACGGAGACGCTCACCGTCGGCGACGCCACGTTCCGCGACGTCACGTTCGGGTGCAGCACGGCGAACGGCGGGCACATGGACAACGCGTCGGGCATCGTGGGGCTCGGGCGCAGCCCGCTGTCCCTCGTGTCGCAGCTCGGCATCGGCCGGTTCTCCTACTGCCTCCGCTCGGATTCGGAGGCCGGCGCCAGCCCGATACTGTTCGGCTCCCTGGCCAGCGTGACAGGCGACAACGTCCAGTCCACGCCGTTCGTCCGGAACCCCGCGGTGCCGGTGCGACGCGCCCCGTACTACTACGTGAACATCACCGGCGTCACGGTCGGCGCGACAGGCCTCCCGGTCGCGCCCAGCACGTTCGGCTTCACGCGCGCCGGCGCGGGTGGCGTGATCGTCGACTCCGGCACGACCTTCACGTACTTTGCCGAGGCGGGGTACGCGATGCTGAGGCAGGCGTTCCTCTCGCAGACGGCTGGCCGGCTGACGAGAGTGAGCGGCGCCCCGTTCGACTTCGACCTGTGCTTCGAGTCAGGCGGCGACCTCGACGTCGACGCCGTGCCCGTGCCAGGTCTGGTGCTCCGTTTTGCGGGCGGCGCGGAGTACACCGTCCCGCGGCGAAGCTACTTCGACGCCGTGGACGAGCAAGGCCGTGTGGCGTGCTTGCTGGTGCTGCCGACGAGGGGCGTGTCCGTCATAGGCAACGTGATGCAGATGGACCTGCACGTACTCTACGATCTCGACGGCGGGGTGCTATCCTTCACCCCGGCTGATTGCGCTAGTGTTTGA